A region from the Vicia villosa cultivar HV-30 ecotype Madison, WI linkage group LG3, Vvil1.0, whole genome shotgun sequence genome encodes:
- the LOC131660389 gene encoding coatomer subunit gamma-like produces the protein MAQQLAKKDDDRDDEAEYSPFMGIEKGAVLQEARVFNDPQLDARRCSQVITKLLYLLNQGETFTKTEATEVFFAVTKLFQSRDMGLRRMVYLMIKEISPSADEVIIVTSSLMKDMNSKIDMYKANAIRVLCRITDGTLLTQIERYIKQAIVDKNPVVASAALVSGIHLLQTNPEIVKRWSNEVQEAVQSRAALVQFHALGLLHQIRQNDRLAVSKLVTSLTRGTVRSPLAQCLLIRYTSQVIRESGNNTQSGDRPFYDYLESCLRHKSEMVIFEAARAITELNGVTSRELTPAITVLQLFLSSSKPVLRFAAVRTLNKVAMIHPTSVTNCNIDMESLISDQNRSIATLAITTLLKTGNESSVDRLMKQITNFMSDIADEFKIVVVEAIRSLCQKFPLKYRSLMNFLSNILREEGGFEYKKAIVDSIVILIREIPDAKETGLLHLCEFIEDCEFTYLSTQILHFLGIEGPKTSDPSKYIRFIYNRVHLENATVRAGAVSTLAKFGAAVDALKPRIFVLLRRCLFDSDDEVRDRATLYLNTLGGDGSVVETDNAVKDFLFGPFDIPLVNLETSLKNYEPSEEAFDINSVPKEVKSQPLAEKKAAGKKPTGLGAPPSAPSSTADAYQRMLSSVPEFANFGSLFKSSAPVELTEAETEYAVNVIKHIFDRHVVFQYNCTNTIPEQLLEHVIVFVDSSEADEFSEVFSKPLKSLPYDSPGQIFVAFEKPEGVPTLGKFSNVLKFIVKEVDPTTGEAEDDGVEDEYQLEDLEIVSADYTLKVGVSNFRNAWESMGPDFERVDEYGLGPRESLAEAVNTVTNLLGLQPCEGTEVVPPNSRSHTCLLSGVFIGNIKVLVRLSFGLDGPKDVAMKLSVRSEDETVSDAIHEIVASG, from the exons CTAGAGATATGGGATTAAGGAGAATGGTCTACCTGATGATAAAGGAGATCTCTCCCTCTGCAGATGAG GTTATTATTGTCACTAGCTCTCTTATGAAGGACATGAATAGCAAGATTGATATGTATAAGGCAAATGCCATTCGAGTGCTTTGTCGTATTACAGACGGAACCCTTCTTACCCAAATTGAGCGGTATATAAAACAAGCAATTGTAGATAAGAATCCGGTTGTTGCAAGTGCTGCCTTAGTTAGTGGCATTCATCTACTCCAG ACAAATCCTGAAATTGTAAAAAGGTGGAGTAATGAGGTCCAGGAAGCTGTTCAATCAAGAGCAGCTCTTGTACAGTTTCATGCACTGGGTTTGCTACATCAG ATACGACAGAATGACCGACTAGCTGTTAGCAAGCTTGTTACCAGCTTGACAAGGGGAACTGTTCGCTCACCTTTAGCTCAGTGCCTGTTAATTCGCTACACAAGTCAG GTTATCCGTGAATCAGGAAATAACACACAGTCAGGGGACCGCCCCTTCTATGATTATCTTGAGAGTTGCCTTCGTCACAAATCAGAAATGGTGATTTTTGAAGCTGCCAGGGCTATTACAGAGCTCAATGGTGTAACAAGCCGAGAATTAACTCCAGCTATTACTGTTCTTCAGTTATTCTTAAGTTCTTCTAAGCCAGTTTTAAGATTTGCTGCTGTCCGCACCTTGAACAAG GTGGCAATGATACACCCAACATCAGTCACTAACTGCAACATTGACATGGAAAGTTTAATCTCCGACCAGAATAGAAGCATTGCCACACTTGCTATTACTACACTTTTGAAGACAGGAAATGAATCAAGTGTTGACCGTCTTATGAAACAGATTACAAATTTCATGTCTGATATTGCCGATGAATTcaaaattgttgttgttgaagcAATAAGATCATTGTGCCAGAAGTTCCCGTTAAAATATAGATCTCT GATGAACTTCTTGAGTAACATTCTTAGGGAAGAGGGTGGTTTTGAGTACAAGAAGGCAATTGTAGATTCAATTGTGATTCTCATTAGAGAAATCCCTGATGCAAAGGAAACTGGATTGCTTCATCTCTGTGAGTTCATTGAAGATTGCGAGTTCACTTATCTCTCTACACAG ATACTGCACTTCCTAGGAATTGAAGGGCCAAAAACATCAGACCCCAGCAAATATATTCGTTTCATTTATAATAGAGTACATCTTGAGAATGCAACAGTTAGGGCCGGTGCTGTGAGCACTTTGGCAAAGTTTGGTGCTGCAGTTGATGCATTAAAG CCGCGCATATTTGTTCTGCTGAGGCGATGTCTTTTTGACAGTGACGATGAG GTCCGTGATAGAGCAACCCTTTATCTAAACACACTTGGAGGTGATGGCTCTGTTGTTGAGACTGATAATGCTGTAAAGGACTTCCTGTTTGGGCCATTTGATATCCCACTTGTCAATCTGGAGACTAGTTTGAAAAATTAT GAGCCTTCAGAAGAGGCTTTTGACATTAACTCTGTGCCCAAGGAAGTCAAATCTCAGCCACTTGCAGAGAAGAAAGCTGCTGGGAAAAAGCCAACTGGTTTGGGGGCTCCTCCAAGTGCTCCCTCATCAACTGCTGATGCGTACCAGAGAATGCTTTCATCTGTTCCAGAGTTTGCTAACTTTGGCAGCCTGTTTAAG TCCTCAGCACCTGTGGAGCTCACTGAAGCAGAGACAGAATATGCAGTTAATGTTATTAAACACATTTTTGACAGGCATGTTGTGTTCCAGTACAACTGCACAAACACGATACCAGAGCAATTATTAGAACAT GTTATCGTATTTGTGGATTCTTCAGAGGCAGATGAATTTTCAGAGGTGTTCTCTAAGCCTCTCAAGTCTCTTCCTTATGATTCACCTGGACAGATTTTTGTGGCATTTGAGAAGCCCGAGGGTGTGCCAACACTTGGAAAGTTTTCTAATGTTCTGAAATTTATTGTTAAAGAG GTTGACCCAACAACTGGTGAAGCTGAAGATGATGGTGTTGAAGATGAATATCAGTTGGAGGATCTGGAGATTGTTTCAGCTGATTACACGTTGAAAGTAGGGGTATCTAATTTCAGGAATGCATGGGAAAGCATGGGCCCTGATTTTGAACGTGTGGATGAGTACGGTCTTGGTCCTAGGGAGAGCTTGGCAGAAGCTGTAAATACCGTCACCAACCTTCTTGGCTTGCAACCCTGTGAG GGTACCGAGGTTGTTCCACCCAATTCAAGATCCCACACATGTTTGTTGTCGGGTGTATTCATAGGTAATATAAAGGTGCTTGTGCGGTTGTCTTTTGGACTTGATGGTCCAAAGGATGTTGCAATGAAATTGTCCGTCAGATCTGAGGATGAAACTGTCAGTGACGCCATTCATGAGATTGTAGCTAGCGGATAA
- the LOC131660390 gene encoding guanine nucleotide-binding protein subunit beta-1 codes for MSVAELKERHIAATETVNNLREKLKQRRLSLLDTDIAGYARSQGRAPVTFGPTDILCCRTLQGHTGKVYSLDWTSEKNRIVSASQDGRLIVWNALTSQKTHAIKLPCAWVMTCAFSPTGQSVACGGLDSVCSIFNLNSPTDRDGNLNVSRMLSGHKGYVSSCQYVPGEDTHLITGSGDQTCVLWDITTGLRTSVFGGEFQSGHTADVLSISINGSNSKLFVSGSCDATARLWDTRVASRAVRTFHGHEGDVNSVKFFPDGNRFGTGSEDGTCRLFDIRTGHQLQVYKQQHQDNEMAHVTSIAFSISGRLLIAGYTNGDCYVWDTLLAKVVLNLGSLQNSHEGRITCLGMSADGSALCTGSWDTNLKIWAFGGHRKVI; via the exons ATGTCCGTTGCGGAGTTGAAAGAACGTCACATAGCTGCAACGGAAACGGTTAACAATCTCAGAGAAAAGTTGAAGCAGCGACGGCTTTCGTTGCTTGATACGGATA TTGCTGGATATGCTAGGTCTCAAGGTAGAGCTCCGGTTACTTTTGGTCCTACTGATATTCTTTGCTGTAGAACGCTCCAAGGTCATACCGGAAAG GTGTACTCATTGGATTGGACTTCAGAAAAGAATCGGATTGTTAGTGCATCCCAAGATGGAAGATTAATTGTGTGGAACGCTCTAACAAGCCAGAAAACGCATGCTATAAAGCTTCCTTGTGCATGGGTCATGACATGTGCTTTCTCACCGACTGGTCAATCTGTTGCTTGTGGGGGCCTTGACAGTGTTTGCTCTATTTTCAATCTTAATTCTCCCACTGATAGAGATGGGAATCTAAATGTTTCACGGATGCTTAGTGGACACAAAGGTTATGTTTCATCTTGTCAGTATGTTCCAGGTGAAGACACTCACTTAATCACTGGTTCTGGAGATCAGACATGTGTTTTATGGGATATTACTACTGGCCTTAGAACATCTGTTTTTGGAGGCGAGTTTCAGTCTGGACATACTGCAGATGTACTTAG CATTTCCATTAATGGATCCAACTCCAAATTGTTTGTCTCTGGTTCTTGCGACGCGACTGCTAGATTGTGGGACACTCGTGTGGCAAGTCGAGCAGTGCGGACATTTCATGGGCATGAGGGAGATGTTAATTCTGTCAAATTCTTTCCTGATGGAAATAGATTTGGAACTGGCTCTGAGGATGGAACTTGCAGATTGTTTGACATTAGGACTGGACACCAACTTCAAGTATATAAACAGCAACACCAGGACAACGAAATGGCACATGTGACGTCCATTGCATTTTCCATATCTGGAAGACTTCTTATTGCTGGCTATACTAATGGCGATTGCTATGTTTGGGATACTTTATTGGCTAAG GTGGTCTTGAATCTAGGATCCCTTCAAAACTCTCACGAGGGCAGGATCACCTGTTTGGGTATGTCTGCTGATGGAAGCGCTTTATGTACAGGAAGTTGGGACACAAATTTAAAG ATATGGGCATTTGGAGGGCATAGGAAGGTGATTTGA